From a single Xyrauchen texanus isolate HMW12.3.18 chromosome 26, RBS_HiC_50CHRs, whole genome shotgun sequence genomic region:
- the LOC127620338 gene encoding oxidation resistance protein 1-like isoform X3 — MFFSRRIKEGCQLTPKYSFGLVVSVTEYYRRIDALNSEDLRSLCKRLQITTKEAVNSKHIVKNEPEPESFRPNLNEPSDLLQPDQIEKLAKHLPPRTFGYPWSLAFSTSKHGMSIKSLYRAMQGQESPVLMVIKDSDGQLFGALASEPFKVSDGFYGTGETFLFTFCPDFKVFKWTGDNLFFIKGDPDSLAFGGGGGEFGLWLDGDLYHGRTNSCKTFGNPMLSKTEDFYLQDIEIWAFE; from the exons GTAGTTTCTGTGACAGAGTACTACCGGCGGATAGATGCGCTAAACAGTGAGGACCTGCGCTCACTCTGCAAACGCCTTCAG ATCACAACCAAGGAAGCGGTGAACTCCAAACATATAGTGAAGAATGAACCAGAACCAGAGTCATTCAGGCCCAATCTGAATGAGCCCAGTGATCTCCTGCAACCAGATCAGATCGAGAAG CTGGCCAAGCACTTGCCCCCCAGGACGTTCGGCTATCCTTGGTCCCTGGCATTCAGCACGTCCAAACATGGCATGAGCATCAAGAGCCTGTATCGTGCCATGCAGGGCCAGGAATCGCCAGTTCTCATGGTGATCAAGGACAGTGATGGGCAG CTGTTTGGAGCCCTTGCTTCAGAACCTTTTAAAGTCAGTGATGGCTTCTATGGCACAGGAGAGACCTTCCTCTTCACCTTCTGTCCAGACTTTAAG GTTTTCAAATGGACTGGCGACAATTTGTTCTTCATCAAAGGAGATCCAGACTCCTTGGCCTTTGGTGGTGGAGG GGGTGAATTCGGTCTGTGGTTGGATGGTGATTTGTATCACGGCAGAACTAACTCCTGTAAGACCTTTGGAAATCCAATGCTCTCAAAAACAGAAGATTTCTACCTGCAGGACATTGAGATCTGGGCCTTTGAATAG